Proteins from a single region of Fusobacterium gonidiaformans ATCC 25563:
- a CDS encoding TRAP transporter large permease subunit: protein MKLFNKLEEWIGGTLFVGMFIILVLQIISRQILDDPLIWSEELARLFFVYVGMLGISMGIRTQSHVMIDFVYARLPEKLQKIIFTGIQMIIFLCISSFSYFGYLLIEKKADIELVSLGISAKWMYIALPVISILMLIRFFQAYQENWENKKVLISPKIILAFMIIFMALLIFQPSVFKVFKLTQYFKLRGNSVYVALLLWLVLIFAGVPVGWSLLASSMVYFSMTKWAVAYFASSKFVDSVDSFSLLSVPFFILTGILMNGSGITERIFYFAKATLGHYTGGMGHVNVAASLIFSGMSGSAIADAGGLGQLEIKAMRDEGYDDDICGGITAASCIIGPLVPPSISMIIYGVIANQSIAKLFLAGFVPGVLTTIALMIMNYFVCKKRGYKKAKKCTSKERWEAFKRAFWALLTPIIIIGGIFSGMFTPTEAAVVAALYSVILGMFIYKELTLKALFQHCVEAMAISGVTVLMIITVTFFGDMIAREQVAMKIAEVFIQFASSPLTVLLMINLLLLFLGMFIDALALQFLVLPMLIPVAEQVGIDLVFFGVMTTLNMMIGILTPPMGMALFVVAQVGKMPVSTVTKGVLPFLIPIFVTLVVITIFPQIIIFLPNLIMGA from the coding sequence ATGAAATTGTTTAATAAGTTAGAAGAATGGATTGGAGGAACTTTATTTGTCGGAATGTTTATCATTCTGGTATTGCAAATTATTTCAAGACAAATATTAGACGATCCTCTAATTTGGAGTGAAGAATTAGCAAGATTATTTTTCGTATATGTGGGAATGTTAGGAATTAGTATGGGAATTCGTACACAATCTCATGTTATGATTGATTTCGTCTATGCAAGATTACCGGAAAAATTACAAAAGATAATTTTTACAGGAATCCAAATGATTATTTTCTTGTGTATTAGTTCTTTTAGTTACTTTGGATATTTACTCATTGAGAAGAAAGCTGATATTGAATTGGTATCTTTAGGAATTTCAGCAAAGTGGATGTATATTGCCTTACCTGTGATTTCTATTTTGATGTTGATTCGTTTTTTCCAAGCTTATCAAGAAAATTGGGAAAATAAAAAAGTTTTGATTTCACCAAAAATTATTCTTGCCTTTATGATTATTTTTATGGCTTTGCTGATTTTTCAACCTTCTGTATTTAAAGTATTCAAATTAACACAATATTTTAAACTACGAGGAAATTCAGTGTATGTCGCTTTGCTTTTATGGTTGGTTTTGATTTTTGCAGGTGTACCGGTAGGATGGTCTTTGTTGGCTTCTTCAATGGTATATTTCTCTATGACAAAATGGGCGGTTGCTTACTTTGCATCTTCTAAATTTGTAGATAGTGTAGATAGTTTTAGTTTATTAAGTGTTCCTTTCTTTATCTTAACAGGAATTTTGATGAACGGTTCCGGAATTACCGAAAGAATTTTCTACTTTGCAAAGGCAACTCTAGGACATTATACCGGAGGAATGGGACATGTTAATGTAGCTGCTAGTTTGATATTCTCAGGAATGTCCGGTTCTGCGATTGCTGATGCAGGAGGATTAGGGCAATTAGAAATTAAAGCGATGAGAGATGAAGGATATGATGACGATATTTGTGGAGGGATTACAGCAGCCTCTTGTATCATAGGACCTTTGGTTCCGCCAAGTATTAGTATGATTATCTATGGAGTCATTGCCAATCAATCGATTGCAAAATTATTCCTAGCAGGATTTGTTCCCGGTGTTTTAACTACGATTGCTTTAATGATTATGAACTATTTTGTATGTAAGAAACGAGGGTATAAAAAAGCAAAGAAATGTACTTCAAAAGAAAGATGGGAAGCTTTTAAAAGAGCTTTTTGGGCTTTGTTGACTCCTATCATTATTATTGGTGGAATTTTTTCAGGAATGTTTACTCCAACAGAGGCAGCTGTAGTTGCAGCATTGTATTCTGTAATTTTAGGAATGTTTATTTATAAAGAATTGACTTTAAAAGCTTTATTTCAACATTGTGTAGAAGCAATGGCGATTAGTGGAGTTACTGTTTTAATGATTATTACCGTGACTTTCTTCGGAGATATGATTGCGAGAGAACAAGTTGCAATGAAGATTGCAGAAGTGTTTATTCAATTTGCAAGTTCTCCATTGACTGTTCTGTTAATGATTAACTTACTACTATTATTCTTAGGAATGTTTATTGATGCATTGGCATTACAATTTTTAGTATTACCTATGTTGATTCCTGTTGCAGAACAAGTAGGAATTGATTTGGTATTCTTTGGAGTTATGACAACTTTAAATATGATGATAGGAATTTTAACACCTCCTATGGGAATGGCTTTATTTGTAGTCGCACAAGTAGGAAAAATGCCGGTAAGTACAGTAACAAAAGGAGTTTTACCTTTCTTAATTCCAATTTTTGTTACTTTAGTAGTGATTACCATATTCCCACAAATTATTATTTTCTTACCAAATTTAATTATGGGAGCTTAG